TTcaactttttctcttttacaCTTCATATATGTAAGCGATTTTGCATTGGCCAAGATAAGATCTGATTCAGTGaaactgaaaatgaaaaattgccaagGTAAAGTGATGACATGTGCACAACAAAGCGTGGCGAAAAAAAAGTTCAGTGCACCGGCAGCGCGCAATTACCGCAAGCACACTACACACGTCGACCCATGCAAATCAAGGGCGCGACAAAAATCCGGCGAGCGCGCCAAAAACGCTCGGGACGAAAAGAGGTCGAGAAATGAAAAGTTGGAAGTGTGTCCACTAAAACTACAGTTGAGCGCGGGCATGTCGGCATGCATGGCCGCGGCACGCGCGCCGCATGGCAATGCGCGAAATTGGAATCAATCGGCACGCACGGGGCAGGCAAACAGACACCCACATGGCGCGAATAATAAGCACGGAAGTGGACACGAGGCATTCTTTAGTTGTGTGTGTGGCTTTGTAGACCAACGGGCAGGGTCAATGGGGCGCCTCCTCTCCCCGGACACTCGCGCAGCAGCGCAACAGCTTTTTTGGCAAACGGCTCCGGGTATAAAAGCAGATTGCCGCTGTGCAACAGCAATTAGTCGTCGATAGTCGGTTCGCTCGTTCAGCAGCATGAGGATAGTGATTTTGTCTCTTCTGGCCGGCGCCGCGTTTGCGCTGCAGCCGCAAATGCCCGCCGATCTGGCTTCCAATGAGATCCAGAGGCAGATGTCCGGCGACAACCTGTTGTCCGACATCATGAACCAGTGCTTCCAGAGCCTCAACCTCGAATCCATGACCTGCATGCGCGTCCGAGTCCTCATGTACATGAACCAGCTGATGGGTGAGTGCCCTGAATTCCAATTCGCGAACAACACCGCGGTGCCCCCCGAAATCCATTCCCTGGATTCAATTTGTTCCGAAATTCACAGGTCACAATCAAGCCCGCCAGCCCCAGTTCCACCCCCACATGCTGGAGCGCAAGGACAATGGCCCCCTCCCCGACGCCGTGCCCCGCGACGAGGCCGCCGACGAGAAACTCGACCAGATGATTGCCACCAGCGTCGCCAGATACGCTAAGAGCCACGTCTTCCAGGTGCAGCTGCCCGAGACCCTGTTCCAGGGCGTCCAGCTCACCTTCAACCCCAGCACCTTCGACCTCGACTACAAGTTCCCCGCCACCACCGAACGCATGAGCAGGGGCATGGCTGAAGGTAAGTGACCTGAATTCCGCATCGATATCACAATTTGGTCAGAAAAATCAGTGATCTAAATTGTCCAAGCAACGGGTGCCAGATGtgagataaaattggttcccactgcgcagatccaagatggcgtctgaatgtgggaagcaaaaagctctctttggattgccgtacgagtgtcaagagtttgcttttacgatccaaaagacacaattagttaagagtaatgaaaattatgtcacaatattgaccaaaacttgcttcttttcgcgcacttccaccggacgccattatatctgcgcgtcgcacgaatctgacCCCCGCTGCTCTCTAGacattttccctttttgtctAACGCTGTGATTTCCTTTTCCCCAGCCCGCGGCATCCTGAAgaagaagctgctgctgcccgttctgctgctgctcaagCTCAAGATGAAGGCCCTGATGCCCATCCTGGTCCTCATCTCCAGCATCAAGGCTGTCAAGGCCCTGGTGATCAGCAAAATCGCCCTGCTGGTCGTGGTCGGCTTCGTCTTCATGCAGCTGTGCAAGAAACTGGGCGGAGGCGGCATGATGCCCCCTGCCATGATGCCCGGCATGCCCGAGATGACCCCTGCTCCCCCCTCCGCCGGCTACGGCGCCCCTCCGATGCCCTACAACGCGCCGTCCGCTCCCCAGAACTCGTACGGACCTGCCGAGACCTCCTGGGAGCCCACCGCCGCTGCCTCCTCCAACTCTTACAGCCGCGTCTACGACGCCCACCAGCTCGCCTACAAGAGCTACTACAACCCCCAGGGCGACGCCACCGTCCAGCCCCAGCAGACGTCCTCCTCGTCCGCTTCCAGCTCCACCCCTACCCAGTAAACCTCAGCCCTTTTCCACCTTTAGACGCAAAA
The nucleotide sequence above comes from Cloeon dipterum chromosome X, ieCloDipt1.1, whole genome shotgun sequence. Encoded proteins:
- the LOC135946591 gene encoding uncharacterized protein LOC135946591 isoform X1, translating into MRIVILSLLAGAAFALQPQMPADLASNEIQRQMSGDNLLSDIMNQCFQSLNLESMTCMRVRVLMYMNQLMGHNQARQPQFHPHMLERKDNGPLPDAVPRDEAADEKLDQMIATSVARYAKSHVFQVQLPETLFQGVQLTFNPSTFDLDYKFPATTERMSRGMAEARGILKKKLLLPVLLLLKLKMKALMPILVLISSIKAVKALVISKIALLVVVGFVFMQLCKKLGGGGMMPPAMMPGMPEMTPAPPSAGYGAPPMPYNAPSAPQNSYGPAETSWEPTAAASSNSYSRVYDAHQLAYKSYYNPQGDATVQPQQTSSSSASSSTPTQ
- the LOC135946591 gene encoding uncharacterized protein LOC135946591 isoform X2 yields the protein MRIVILSLLAGAAFALQPQMPADLASNEIQRQMSGDNLLSDIMNQCFQSLNLESMTCMRVRVLMYMNQLMARQPQFHPHMLERKDNGPLPDAVPRDEAADEKLDQMIATSVARYAKSHVFQVQLPETLFQGVQLTFNPSTFDLDYKFPATTERMSRGMAEARGILKKKLLLPVLLLLKLKMKALMPILVLISSIKAVKALVISKIALLVVVGFVFMQLCKKLGGGGMMPPAMMPGMPEMTPAPPSAGYGAPPMPYNAPSAPQNSYGPAETSWEPTAAASSNSYSRVYDAHQLAYKSYYNPQGDATVQPQQTSSSSASSSTPTQ